Part of the Tenacibaculum sp. SZ-18 genome, TCATTTTTAACTTCTACTACTTTTTCAGCACCATAGTTATATAATTGTGATGCATCTCCACCATTTATAGTTAAGGCAACGACATTAGTTCCTAATTGCTCTGCCACTTTTTTTCCATATGAAACAACTTCAAAAGCTGTTTTTTTAAATTTTCCTTCCGATGAATCGGCAAAAACTAATACAGACATACTCTTAATTTTTTTAGAATTTTAGTGGATGGAGATAAAAACACATCCACTAAAATGTTTTGATTTTAAATTTAAATTGCTTTTGCTTCGTTATGTAATAAGTTAATTAACTCATCAACATTATCTACTAATTTCACTTCACCTTTTGGTGCTGGTTTTTCAAATGTTTTCGTACTTGTAGATGCAGCTGCTCCAGAAGCCTCTACTACATTTAATGGCTTTTTTCGTGCCATCATAATTCCTCTCATATTAGGGATTCTTAAATCCTTTTCTTCTACAATTCCTTTTTGTCCTGCAACAACTAATGGTAAAGAGGAAGATACTTTTTCTTCGCCACCATCAATTTCTCTTTCTAAAGTTACGTTTGTACCGTCAACTTCAATTCCTACGCAACCGTTTACGAAATTGTATCCTGATAGTGTAGCGAGCATTCCTGGGACCATTTGGCCGTTATAATCGGCAGATTCTTTACCAGCTAATACTAAATCAAAACCACCGTTTTTAACTACTTCAGCTAATTCTTTAGCAACTAAAAAACCATCAGTTGGTTCTACATTTACACGTATTGCATCATCAGCACCAATTGCTAAGGCTTTTCTTAATGTAGGTTCAGTTTCAGCTCCTCCAACATTGACAACGGTTACAGAAGCACCTTGTTTTTCTTTGAACCACATAGCACGTGTTAAACTAAATTCATCGTATGGATTTATTACAAATTGAACACCGTTAGTATCAAACTTGGTGTCGTTTTCAGTAAAATTGATTTTTGAAGTGGTATCAGGTACATGGCTGATACATACTAATATTTTCATATAGGTTTGTTTTAAAAACACTTAATTTCGAGCTACGAATTTAAGCATTTTTTTTGATTTATTATGCATGCATAATAAATTTCTATCAAAAAAAAGACTAAATATATAGGTTTTTAACATTCTGTTAATCGTGTTCAATGTAATTTTTTTACTTTTGCAAATTAAATAAACAACGACTAGAATAAAATACATATGAAAACAGTTCAATTTAGAGAAGCTATTTGCGAAGCAATGAGTGAAGAGATGCGTCGTGATGAAAGTATTTATCTAATGGGAGAAGAAGTTGCTGAATACAACGGCGCTTATAAAGCTAGTAAAGGGATGTTAGATGAGTTTGGGGAAAAACGCGTTATTGATACTCCAATTGCCGAACTTGGTTTTGGTGGTATTGCTGTAGGTTCTGCAATGAATGGAAACAGACCGATTGTTGAATATATGACCTTTAACTTTTCGTTGGTTGGTATTGATCAAATTATTAACAACGCGGCTAAAATTCGTCAAATGAGCGGAGGTCAGTTTAACTGTCCTATCGTATTTAGAGGCCCAACGGCTTCTGCTGGTCAATTAGCGGCAACACACTCACAGGCTTTCGAAAGTTGGTATGCAAATTGTCCTGGTTTAAAAGTAATTGTTCCTTCAAATCCATATGATGCAAAAGGTTTATTAAAAGCTGCGATTAGAGATGATGATCCTGTTATTTTTATGGAGTCTGAGCAAATGTATGGTGATAAAATGGAAATTCCTGAAGGAGAGTATATTTTGCCAATTGGTGTTGCAGATATTAAAAGAGAAGGAACTGATGTAACTGTAGTTTCTTTTGGAAAAATTATTAAAGAAGCTTTTAAAGCGGCAGATGAGTTAGCGAAAGAGGGAATCTCAATAGAGGTTATTGATTTAAGAACTGTTCGCCCAATGGATCATAAAACGATCTTAGAATCAGTTAAGAAAACAAATAGATTAGTGATATTAGAAGAGGCATGGCCGTTTGGAAGTGTTTCTTCGGAAATTACTTTTAGAGTTCAAGACGAAGCATTTGATTATTTAGATGCTCCGATCAAAAGAATTACCACTGCCGATACTCCTGCACCATACTCGCCGGTTTTATTAGAAAAATGGTTGCCGAATGCTAATGATGTTGTTAAAGCAGTAAAAGAAGTAATGTATATTAGTTAAGGTATTGATAATTAGAGAGATGATAATTGTTAAAAATCCTTTTAGTTTTAAACTGAAAGGATTTTTGAAGTAAAACACCTATGAAAGTAAAAATTTCAGCGCTACTCATGTTTATGAGTTTAGTAATTAATGCACAAATTATTTTAAGGGGAACAGTCGTTGATGAGTATGAAAGTCCTTTACCATTTGTTAATGTGATAATAAAAGGTACAACTCAAGGGACTACAACAGATGATGAGGGAAGATTTGCATTTAGAACGAAAAAAAATCGCGGCGTTTTAGAAATTTCGTTCGTAGGTTTCCAAACTCAAACGATCAAAGTCAGTCCTAAAACAAAGTACTTAAATATCGTTTTAAAAGAAGGTACAGATGTTTTAGAGGAGGTAATTGTTGTTACAAAACCTAAGAAACGATTAAAGAAAAAGGAAAATCCTGCCTACCGAATTTTGAAAGAAATTTGGAAAAGAAAAAGGAAAAATGGTGTTGATCTCGTGAACCATTATCAATTCAAAAAGCATAAGACAATTGAAATTGGTTTGAATAATCTTGATACTGCCTTCATCAAAAGTATTTTTAAAGATCAATATCAACAGGCCATAAGTGAGATCCAATACGATAGTGATGGAATTAACTATTATATTCCAATTTACTTGAGTGAGCAAGTATCGAATGTTTATGGAAATAACTCATCGAATAAACTAAGAGAAGACATTGAAGCAGAAAAAGCAGAAGGGTTAGGAGCCCAAGGGTTTGTTTTTGATAGAATGGCAATGACTTTTCAAAATATTGACGTTTTTAGAAATAATATCACTTTATTACGTAAGTCTTTTGTAAGTCCATTGTCAACTGATGGGTTTGCAACTTATGATTATGTGTTATACGATAGTATTGTTAAAAACGACAAGAAACTATACAATATTTACTTTTTCCCCATTAGAGATCAAGACTTAGCATTTAAAGGGAATTTTTGGGTTGCTGATGAGGCGTACACAATTAAGAAACTAAGAATGCAAGTTGTTAAAGGAGCAAATCTAAACTTTGTACGAGGCTTAACTTTTGAAAAAGAGTTTGAGATAAGAAATGATAGTATTTATATTCCAACAAAAAATGCTTACGAAGGAGATTTTACTTTCTTAGATAAAAATGATGCAAACAAAGGTTTAACTATTAAGAAAACAATTAATTATGAAGATTATTTGTTAGATAAGCCTTTACCTGAAAGTTTTTACGATTTTAAGAATGTTAAAATTCGTCCTGATCAATATTACAAGTCGGATGAATATTGGAAGAAAGAAGAGAAAGAGGATTACAAGGATACATATAAGTTAATTACTTCTGTGAAAAGTAAGAAACGTATTAAAAAAATCACAGGATTTATTAATACAATTTCAAGTGGATATATTAATGTGGACGCTTTGAATATTCAATTTGGTCCTTTTTGGACGGCTTTAGCAAATAACGAAGTAGAAGGTTTAAGAACTCGTATTGGATTTAGAACTTTTAAGACAAAAGATGATAGAGTAAGATTATCTGGTCATGTCGCCTATGGAACGAAAGATAAAGAGTTTAAGTATGGTTTGGAGGCAAAGTATTTGTTGTCGTATAGCCCAAGAATATCTGTTAGTGCAGCTTATCAAAAGGATATAGAGCAGTTAGGAAGTTCATTGTTTAATACAACTCAATTGTTAGGAAACACTTTTGGGTCTACAGCGTTATTTTCTAGAGGGAATAACTTTTTCCTATCAAATGTAGAGAAATATGCAACGAATTTCGATTATGCAATTAATAATAACTTAAGAATCGGATTTAATTTATCACATTCGAGAATTAGTTCGGCGAGCCCTGAAAATTTTTCAGTGAGTTACAGAGTTAATCCAGGGGATGTAAATTTTGTTTCTTCTGTAACAGATGTAGCTTCAGATATTTATGTTTCGTTTACTCCAGGTAGATTCGTATATGGTTTAGGAGTTGAGCAACGATATGGAAGAAATATATTTCCATCTATTGTTTTAAATTATCGACACGGATATAAAGGAGTTTTAAATGGAACTCATGATTATGATAGAATTCAACTAAAATACAATCAACCAATTTTACTTGGTAAATTTGGATTATTAGACACCACAGTTGAAGGGGGTAAAACGTTTGGACAGGTTCCAGTTTCTCTTATGAAT contains:
- a CDS encoding electron transfer flavoprotein subunit beta/FixA family protein, translated to MKILVCISHVPDTTSKINFTENDTKFDTNGVQFVINPYDEFSLTRAMWFKEKQGASVTVVNVGGAETEPTLRKALAIGADDAIRVNVEPTDGFLVAKELAEVVKNGGFDLVLAGKESADYNGQMVPGMLATLSGYNFVNGCVGIEVDGTNVTLEREIDGGEEKVSSSLPLVVAGQKGIVEEKDLRIPNMRGIMMARKKPLNVVEASGAAASTSTKTFEKPAPKGEVKLVDNVDELINLLHNEAKAI
- a CDS encoding pyruvate dehydrogenase complex E1 component subunit beta, coding for MKTVQFREAICEAMSEEMRRDESIYLMGEEVAEYNGAYKASKGMLDEFGEKRVIDTPIAELGFGGIAVGSAMNGNRPIVEYMTFNFSLVGIDQIINNAAKIRQMSGGQFNCPIVFRGPTASAGQLAATHSQAFESWYANCPGLKVIVPSNPYDAKGLLKAAIRDDDPVIFMESEQMYGDKMEIPEGEYILPIGVADIKREGTDVTVVSFGKIIKEAFKAADELAKEGISIEVIDLRTVRPMDHKTILESVKKTNRLVILEEAWPFGSVSSEITFRVQDEAFDYLDAPIKRITTADTPAPYSPVLLEKWLPNANDVVKAVKEVMYIS
- a CDS encoding DUF5686 family protein, which gives rise to MKVKISALLMFMSLVINAQIILRGTVVDEYESPLPFVNVIIKGTTQGTTTDDEGRFAFRTKKNRGVLEISFVGFQTQTIKVSPKTKYLNIVLKEGTDVLEEVIVVTKPKKRLKKKENPAYRILKEIWKRKRKNGVDLVNHYQFKKHKTIEIGLNNLDTAFIKSIFKDQYQQAISEIQYDSDGINYYIPIYLSEQVSNVYGNNSSNKLREDIEAEKAEGLGAQGFVFDRMAMTFQNIDVFRNNITLLRKSFVSPLSTDGFATYDYVLYDSIVKNDKKLYNIYFFPIRDQDLAFKGNFWVADEAYTIKKLRMQVVKGANLNFVRGLTFEKEFEIRNDSIYIPTKNAYEGDFTFLDKNDANKGLTIKKTINYEDYLLDKPLPESFYDFKNVKIRPDQYYKSDEYWKKEEKEDYKDTYKLITSVKSKKRIKKITGFINTISSGYINVDALNIQFGPFWTALANNEVEGLRTRIGFRTFKTKDDRVRLSGHVAYGTKDKEFKYGLEAKYLLSYSPRISVSAAYQKDIEQLGSSLFNTTQLLGNTFGSTALFSRGNNFFLSNVEKYATNFDYAINNNLRIGFNLSHSRISSASPENFSVSYRVNPGDVNFVSSVTDVASDIYVSFTPGRFVYGLGVEQRYGRNIFPSIVLNYRHGYKGVLNGTHDYDRIQLKYNQPILLGKFGLLDTTVEGGKTFGQVPVSLMNVIPANQSFSLVPNTFSLLNFYDFVTDTYISTHLEHHFNGFILNRIPFVRKLNLRSLLTFRAAYGTVSNANRALNDGVINSVGTENIQYNAPNKVYYEYGFGFENIGYGNLRFLRVDAIWRSDYRAPANSIAVPTPKFAIRIGIKPGL